The proteins below are encoded in one region of Apium graveolens cultivar Ventura chromosome 4, ASM990537v1, whole genome shotgun sequence:
- the LOC141721191 gene encoding aldehyde oxidase GLOX1-like, translating into MWQLVLVVLAAAISLSCAATAGGGKWDMLVQNVGVSAMHMQLLNNNRVIMFDRTDFGNSNISLPDHKCVTYRSSHNGTLKVDCTAHSVEYDIRTNSIRPLTILTDIWCSSGAVMADGRLVQTGGYYDGDHAVRVFKPCNNGSCDWKENVSGLTKRRWYATNHILPDGRQIIIGGRRQFNYEFYPKTGSTTSYSLPFLVQTNEPRIENNLYPFVFLNVDGNLFIFANNRSILFNYLKSVVVRTYPDVPGGDPRSYPSTGSAVLLPLKITEGDKIEAEVMVCGGAPKGSYISANNGIEFVQALDSCGRIKINDAKPQWVMEKMPMPRVMGDMLLLPSAKVLIINGASAGTAGWELGRNPVLSPVLYSPDNRIGSRFEVQNPSKIPRMYHSSTILLSDGRVLVGGSNPNVKYDFTRVLFPTELSLESFSPPYLDPRSAYLRPTIISPVTRIKIGYGQQLPIRFSVPGKVKMNLVTVTMVAPSFTTHSFSMNQRLLVLKSEDVKIVGRSKYQIRVVTPGSGNLAPSGYYMIFVVHQEIPSEAIWVKIQ; encoded by the coding sequence ATGTGGCAACTAGTACTGGTCGTTCTAGCTGCTGCAATATCACTCAGCTGTGCTGCCACCGCAGGCGGCGGAAAGTGGGATATGCTGGTACAAAATGTGGGTGTCTCTGCCATGCACATGCAACTGCTCAACAACAACCGTGTCATCATGTTTGATCGTACAGATTTTGGTAATTCCAACATATCACTCCCAGACCACAAGTGTGTGACTTATAGATCAAGCCACAATGGGACGTTAAAGGTTGACTGCACTGCGCATTCGGTAGAATATGACATTCGAACAAACAGCATACGTCCACTCACGATACTCACTGATATTTGGTGTTCTTCGGGCGCGGTCATGGCGGATGGCAGGTTGGTTCAAACGGGCGGTTATTATGACGGTGATCATGCTGTCAGAGTCTTCAAGCCATGCAATAATGGATCATGTGACTGGAAAGAGAACGTTTCTGGATTAACTAAAAGGAGATGGTATGCTACCAATCATATCTTACCCGATGGCCGTCAAATTATAATCGGCGGCCGCAGGCAATTTAATTATGAGTTTTATCCAAAAACAGGGTCGACTACCTCTTATAGCTTGCCCTTTTTGGTTCAAACTAATGAACCAAGGATTGAAAATAATTTGTACCCTTTTGTCTTTCTTAATGTCGAcggaaatttatttattttcgcCAACAATCGGTCAATACTGTTTAATTATTTGAAGAGTGTGGTAGTAAGGACATATCCCGACGTGCCAGGTGGCGATCCTCGGAGTTATCCAAGTACGGGCTCAGCTGTTCTTCTTCCACTAAAGATTACAGAAGGAGATAAAATTGAAGCAGAAGTAATGGTGTGTGGTGGTGCACCAAAAGGTTCGTACATTAGTGCGAATAATGGAATTGAATTTGTGCAAGCATTGGATTCTTGTGGAAGAATTAAAATAAACGACGCCAAGCCACAGTGGGTCATGGAGAAAATGCCTATGCCAAGGGTCATGGGTGACATGCTGTTGCTTCCTAGTGCCAAGGTTTTGATCATTAATGGTGCCTCAGCTGGCACGGCTGGATGGGAGCTGGGTCGGAACCCGGTTTTGAGTCCAGTTTTGTACAGCCCAGATAACCGAATCGGGTCAAGATTCGAGGTCCAAAACCCGAGTAAAATTCCAAGAATGTACCACTCTTCAACTATCTTGTTAAGTGATGGCAGGGTTCTAGTTGGAGGAAGCAACCCTAATGTGAAGTATGATTTTACTAGAGTTCTGTTTCCTACAGAATTAAGTTTGGAATCTTTTTCACCTCCGTATTTGGATCCAAGATCCGCATATTTACGCCCGACCATTATATCACCCGTTACTCGAATAAAAATCGGGTACGGGCAACAACTTCCGATACGATTTTCGGTTCCGGGTAAAGTGAAGATGAATTTGGTCACGGTGACAATGGTTGCACCATCTTTTACCACACACTCGTTTAGCATGAACCAGAGATTGTTGGTGCtgaaaagtgaagatgtgaaAATTGTTGGAAGATCCAAATATCAAATACGGGTGGTGACACCCGGGTCGGGTAATCTTGCACCGTCAGGATATTACATGATTTTTGTGGTTCACCAGGAGATTCCTAGTGAGGCTATTTGGGTCAAAATACAGTAa